Within the Paenibacillus sp. AN1007 genome, the region GATTAATCACATGGTCAAGGTTTTTGAAACCAATTGCCCCGTATAGTTTTTGGTACATCTCATAGGTACTGACACGGCAGGATTCCCCGCCTCCTATATTGTAAACATGACACCAGAAATCCTCGGGCAGCTTGCCTGTAAACTCATAATTGCACAAATTCTCCATCATTCTGCCAGAGTCACGGTCTGATACATACTCCAGGACGTTGTCCAGACAGTTGTGAAACATAATCGCATCCATAATTTTACTCATGGCGGGTCCCATAATTCCGGTTTGACGCAGGCTTACCCAGTATTTGAGCCCGGATTCAATCACAAGACGCTCGGCTGCAATTTTAGAAACGGCATAATAGTCAAACATGCTTGGTTTAAGGGGATCACCTACGCGTCCCCAATGGATAGGTGGCATGCGATCGCCGGTTTCTGCGATGGTTCCGATAAACACCAGCTTGGTATGTTCCTCTTGGCCATGTTCGTATATAGCACTCACCAGATTTTTGACGGCACCGTAATTAATTTCCATAGCTTTCTTGGGGAAATAATCTGCAGCAGGTGACACAAATGCAGCAATGTGAAGAATCAAATCTACGTCTTTGACACATTCAAGCACCTTTTCATAATCCAGTATGTCTCCATACTTTATGGTTACTTCTTTCAACTCTTGATACGGCTCCAGGGCCTTACGATCCTTTTCCGTATCCAGACACAAAGTAACAATGTCATACAAATGGCTGTCTTTGATCATTCTTTTCAAGCTTTCCTGCCCCATGCCACCGGATGCACCAGTAATAAAAACACGTTTTTTGCTGATCATGCGCTGACTCATGTTGTTTCCTCCTGTATGTTCGTGGTTTAAGGTGTAGTCACTTCTGGTCCTTCGGCAGAGGGGACAAACGTTCTTTTCGAAGCATGCGTTTGATGCCTTGCATGATCTGACCATTCAGCAAGTCAATCAGCCCTGCTGCGATATGGTAGCCAAAACGGCCTGTACTGGACACGGACATGGAACGAATGCTGTTATTCGGCATCATTTTCATCAGAAACATGCCATTTTTGCGCTGCATATCCCGCTCGGGACCTTCAGGCATCTTTTGTGATCGATTAAACTGTTTTTTGCCAATACCGATAACGAATGTATAAAATAAATTCCCTATAAAGGATTCCCGCAATTCATCCAATCTGGAATCCAGAGTATATTTCGTTGATTCCTTATTAGATGATCTCGTTACTTTCCTCCCAAGTAGAACTTCGAATTCTTCCATACTCACTTGAGATAACAAATGTGGAGAGAAGTAATGCTTTAATTGTTCGCGAGAATACGGGCTTGCAATGTCAGGTTGGCTGGTGATAGACAGGCTGGCTGACAACCGAATATCGGTTGCTGAAGCAGCAATCAAGACCTGATAATCCCCATTTTCTACAACCCACTCTTTCCGGTCCACATGATAGTAAGCGAGGTCGCTTAGGGTAAAGCTCATTTTTACTTGCTTTTTCTCACCTGGCTTCAAATATACTTTGCCAAAAGCACGAAGTTCCTTGGTAGGCTTAAACACATCTGAGGTTGGGTTTGCAACATACACCTGTATGATTTCTCCACCCTCCATCTGCCCTGTATTCGAGATTTCACATGTGACGATGAACGTTTCTGAATCTTGCCGGACTTGCAGCGATTCATAAGCAAACTGTGTATAGCTAAGTCCATGACCAAATGGATAACGCACACCCTCTCCCTGCAAAAAATCATAATAGCGATAGCCTACGTAAATAGATTCCTTGTAAAGCTCGGACTTCTGCTGCACAAACTGTTCACCAAAGGGTACATCTGTATAACTTTTCATCCATGTCTCCGCCAGTTTCCCGGAAGGATTTTTTTCTCCGAAAAGGAGTTGAGCCGCAGCTTCTCCTCCTGCTTGGCCAGGCAAGTACATATTCAAGATCGCATGAACCTCATCTTCAAAAGGCAATTCGACAGGTGAACCCCCAAATAATACAAGAACAATTTTTTTGTTCAGCTGGACCAGCTTGCGCAGAAGAGCAAGTTGATTATCAGGTAATGTCATCGACTCCCGGTCATACCCTTCACTTTCTGTATAATCGGTTTGTCCTGCGAAGAATAGAACAACATCCGCTGACTGTGCCTTTGCCATAGCTGAATTAACATATTCCG harbors:
- a CDS encoding NAD(P)-dependent oxidoreductase, whose product is MSQRMISKKRVFITGASGGMGQESLKRMIKDSHLYDIVTLCLDTEKDRKALEPYQELKEVTIKYGDILDYEKVLECVKDVDLILHIAAFVSPAADYFPKKAMEINYGAVKNLVSAIYEHGQEEHTKLVFIGTIAETGDRMPPIHWGRVGDPLKPSMFDYYAVSKIAAERLVIESGLKYWVSLRQTGIMGPAMSKIMDAIMFHNCLDNVLEYVSDRDSGRMMENLCNYEFTGKLPEDFWCHVYNIGGGESCRVSTYEMYQKLYGAIGFKNLDHVINPKWYATRNFHGQYYLDSDKLNDYLHFRQDGMDYFYHCYLENLGSQATAAKILCKLPFGERIMGTVMKKMFEKPARTEHGTLRFIEENVEDHIDAYWGSKEAWNNIPDKLSEFQHFKDWNTVVHIDHGYDDTKPERDLEIDDVKSAAAFRGGQCLSSEMEKGNWRNKLSFTCAFGHTFQASPKLVLHAGHWCPECERESWNYAERAKVDPFFAQVWTPLHAPNETRVYKKIVSELDV
- a CDS encoding glycoside hydrolase family 3 C-terminal domain-containing protein; protein product: MQTVNELIQRMTVEEKAALMAGVDFWKTNSIPRLSIPSIYMTDGPCGLRKQGEKADHLGLNNSEQTTSFPTGVTLAASWNRDNIRKMGAAIAKECHHFGVNLLLGPAVNIKRNPKCGRNFEYFSEDPYLSGILGSAFVEGVQNEGIGVSLKHFAVNNNENYRFMGDSVLDERALREIYLRAFERIVKNTKPVTVMSAYNKINGVFCSENHRLLTEILREEWGFDGAVISDWGAVSDRVDGIKAGMDLEMPGDYEYFRKSIIDTVHSGELPISALDQSVSNILKLIQRTHDIQYGLAYDREEHHNLSGEIAADSAVLMKNDGILPLDSSQNYVVIGELFEKMRFQGAGSSLINPSKLTSPKTAFDQRGIRYDYASGYRESEFESEPEYVNSAMAKAQSADVVLFFAGQTDYTESEGYDRESMTLPDNQLALLRKLVQLNKKIVLVLFGGSPVELPFEDEVHAILNMYLPGQAGGEAAAQLLFGEKNPSGKLAETWMKSYTDVPFGEQFVQQKSELYKESIYVGYRYYDFLQGEGVRYPFGHGLSYTQFAYESLQVRQDSETFIVTCEISNTGQMEGGEIIQVYVANPTSDVFKPTKELRAFGKVYLKPGEKKQVKMSFTLSDLAYYHVDRKEWVVENGDYQVLIAASATDIRLSASLSITSQPDIASPYSREQLKHYFSPHLLSQVSMEEFEVLLGRKVTRSSNKESTKYTLDSRLDELRESFIGNLFYTFVIGIGKKQFNRSQKMPEGPERDMQRKNGMFLMKMMPNNSIRSMSVSSTGRFGYHIAAGLIDLLNGQIMQGIKRMLRKERLSPLPKDQK